One Pseudomonas sp. C27(2019) DNA window includes the following coding sequences:
- a CDS encoding type I restriction endonuclease subunit R translates to MHPAPKFQEEYSAKLPALALLTQLGWSFLSPQQALEARGGKLDEVVLRSILRTELGKRTFTFAGTAYPLSDKSIDNLIAEVCSPALNEGLLTANEKIYNHLLYGISVTEFIDGKKANPTVALIDWHNPANNSFTFTEEFSVTRSGGIESRRPDIVCFVNGIPLVVIEAKRPDGHSNKGPTVDEGISQSLRNQRHDEIPLLFAYSQLLLSINGNKGRYGTCGTPKKFWAAWREEDINDAKMLAFKNTTLTSEQVSGLFQHRPAADLAWYQKLIGAGDLAVTGQDQLLISLLTPSRLLEMVRYFILFDKKAGKIVARYQQVFGIKRLLERISIKNSAGGREGGVIWHTTGSGKSFTMVLLSKALILHDDLKQCRIVVVTDRVDLENQLSNTFASGGELSGKKDKDLAMATSGTRLAEQIGSGTERIIFSLIQKFNTATKLPQCVNTSADIIVLIDEGHRSQGGENHIRMKQALPNASFVAFTGTPLLKDDKTTNKFGPIVHAYTMQRAVEDQTVTPLLYEERVPDLSVNARAIDSWFERITEGLNDEQKADLKRKFSKKGQVYSADDRIRLIALDVAQHFEKNIDDGLKGQLACDSKASAIKYKKYLDEAALFESAVVMSPPDSREGNTEVDEASMPEVNLWWKNSVGSQDEQLYTKQLIERFADKNDPLKMLIVVDKLLTGFDEPKNAVLYIDKALKEHNLIQAIARVNRLHPKKKFGLLIDYRGILSELDTTIAKYQDLAARTQGGYDINDIAGMYNQMSTEYKRLPQLYKNLWAIFSEVKNKNDIEQLRQVLVPRMKDVNGELLDSNIKVRDDFYEALSAFASCLKVALQSATFFEDTSFSDEDRQHYKETVKQLSSLRQLVQQDAGERIDYDEYAEQVKKLLDKHVVGVEVRDPDGVYEVGKMGQQQKPEDWSEDKTRNETDIIKTRVTRMIEQQLRDDPYAQEAFSKLLRQAIEDAEKLFEHPLKQYMLFHDFEQQVQERRLNDIPDAFSDNRHAQAYFGVFKKILPDVFDANDAQVQDKWIKLAFAVDSGVMLAVEENSINPQNIEADIRKKLLPRMFQECKNIGGGMNQAKKIVEMIVQITRIGLDT, encoded by the coding sequence ATGCACCCCGCCCCAAAATTTCAGGAAGAATACAGCGCTAAGCTACCGGCTCTGGCGCTGCTCACTCAGTTGGGCTGGTCGTTTTTATCGCCGCAGCAAGCACTAGAGGCGCGTGGTGGCAAACTGGATGAGGTGGTGCTGCGCTCTATTTTGCGTACTGAACTAGGTAAGCGCACCTTTACCTTTGCTGGCACGGCGTATCCGTTATCAGACAAATCCATCGATAATTTAATCGCAGAAGTCTGCAGCCCTGCCCTTAATGAAGGACTGCTGACGGCCAACGAAAAAATCTACAACCATTTACTCTATGGCATTTCTGTTACTGAGTTTATTGATGGCAAAAAAGCCAATCCAACTGTGGCGCTGATTGATTGGCATAACCCTGCCAATAACAGCTTTACCTTTACTGAAGAGTTTAGCGTGACTCGCTCTGGCGGTATCGAGTCGCGGCGGCCTGATATTGTTTGTTTTGTAAACGGTATTCCCTTGGTAGTGATTGAGGCGAAACGCCCCGACGGCCACAGCAACAAAGGCCCGACCGTTGATGAAGGCATTTCGCAAAGCCTGCGCAATCAGCGCCATGACGAAATCCCGCTGCTGTTTGCTTACAGCCAATTGCTGCTGTCGATCAATGGCAATAAAGGCCGTTATGGCACCTGCGGCACACCTAAAAAGTTTTGGGCGGCTTGGCGTGAAGAAGACATAAACGACGCTAAGATGCTGGCGTTTAAAAACACCACATTAACCAGCGAGCAGGTGAGCGGGCTATTTCAGCACCGCCCCGCTGCTGATTTAGCCTGGTATCAAAAACTGATTGGCGCTGGTGATTTGGCAGTGACTGGGCAAGATCAGCTGCTGATCAGTTTGCTAACGCCAAGCCGTTTATTAGAAATGGTGCGCTACTTCATTCTGTTTGATAAAAAAGCTGGCAAGATTGTTGCGCGCTATCAGCAAGTGTTTGGTATTAAGCGTTTGCTGGAACGCATCAGCATTAAAAACAGCGCGGGCGGGCGCGAAGGCGGGGTTATCTGGCATACCACAGGCTCTGGTAAGTCATTCACCATGGTGCTGTTGAGCAAGGCGTTAATTCTGCATGACGACTTGAAGCAGTGCCGCATTGTGGTGGTGACTGACCGTGTCGATTTAGAAAATCAGCTCAGTAATACCTTTGCTTCAGGCGGCGAGCTCTCGGGTAAAAAAGATAAAGATTTAGCCATGGCAACCTCAGGCACGCGCTTGGCCGAGCAAATCGGTAGCGGTACTGAGCGCATTATTTTTTCTTTGATTCAAAAATTTAATACCGCAACTAAGCTGCCGCAATGCGTGAACACCAGTGCCGATATTATTGTCTTGATTGATGAAGGCCACCGCAGCCAAGGCGGCGAAAATCATATCCGCATGAAGCAAGCGCTGCCTAACGCATCTTTTGTCGCATTTACCGGTACGCCTTTATTAAAAGATGACAAAACCACCAATAAATTCGGCCCCATTGTGCACGCCTACACCATGCAGCGCGCGGTAGAAGACCAAACCGTAACGCCGCTTTTATACGAAGAACGTGTTCCAGATTTAAGCGTTAACGCGCGTGCGATTGATAGCTGGTTTGAGCGTATTACTGAAGGTTTAAATGACGAGCAAAAAGCTGACCTAAAACGCAAATTTTCTAAAAAAGGTCAGGTGTACAGTGCTGATGATCGTATTCGTTTGATTGCACTGGATGTGGCGCAACACTTTGAGAAAAACATCGATGACGGTCTAAAAGGCCAATTAGCCTGTGACAGTAAAGCCTCGGCGATTAAGTATAAAAAGTATTTAGATGAAGCCGCTTTGTTTGAATCGGCCGTGGTTATGAGCCCGCCTGACAGCCGCGAAGGTAATACTGAGGTGGATGAGGCCTCAATGCCTGAAGTGAATCTCTGGTGGAAAAACAGCGTCGGTTCACAAGACGAACAGCTGTACACCAAGCAGTTAATTGAGCGTTTTGCTGATAAAAACGATCCGCTAAAAATGCTGATTGTAGTGGACAAGTTACTGACTGGTTTTGATGAGCCTAAAAACGCTGTGCTGTATATCGACAAGGCGCTTAAAGAGCACAATTTAATCCAAGCCATTGCGCGGGTTAACCGCCTGCACCCGAAGAAGAAATTCGGTTTATTGATTGATTATCGCGGAATTTTATCTGAGCTTGATACAACCATTGCTAAATATCAGGATCTCGCCGCACGCACTCAAGGCGGCTACGATATCAATGATATTGCTGGCATGTACAACCAAATGAGCACTGAGTACAAGCGCCTACCGCAGTTGTATAAAAATCTTTGGGCGATTTTTTCTGAGGTCAAAAACAAAAACGATATTGAGCAATTGCGCCAAGTTTTAGTGCCGCGCATGAAAGATGTCAACGGTGAGCTGCTTGATAGCAATATCAAAGTCCGTGATGATTTTTATGAGGCGTTAAGCGCGTTTGCCAGCTGTTTAAAAGTCGCCTTGCAGTCGGCTACGTTCTTTGAGGACACGAGTTTTAGCGACGAAGACCGTCAACATTACAAAGAAACCGTCAAACAACTCTCAAGTTTGCGTCAATTAGTGCAGCAAGATGCTGGCGAGCGCATTGATTATGACGAGTATGCCGAGCAAGTAAAAAAGCTGCTTGATAAGCATGTGGTCGGTGTGGAAGTGCGCGACCCTGATGGCGTTTATGAAGTGGGCAAAATGGGCCAGCAGCAAAAGCCTGAAGACTGGAGCGAAGACAAGACCCGCAACGAAACAGACATCATTAAAACCCGTGTGACGCGCATGATTGAACAGCAATTGCGCGACGATCCTTACGCCCAAGAAGCCTTCTCAAAACTATTACGACAGGCCATTGAAGACGCAGAAAAACTCTTTGAACACCCGCTTAAGCAATACATGCTGTTTCACGACTTTGAGCAGCAGGTACAAGAGCGCCGCCTCAATGACATCCCAGATGCCTTCAGTGATAACCGCCATGCTCAAGCGTATTTTGGTGTGTTCAAAAAAATCTTACCGGACGTGTTTGACGCTAATGACGCGCAAGTGCAGGACAAATGGATCAAGCTGGCTTTTGCCGTCGACAGCGGCGTCATGCTTGCCGTGGAAGAAAACTCAATCAATCCGCAGAACATTGAAGCTGATATTCGTAAAAAACTGCTGCCGCGCATGTTCCAAGAATGCAAAAACATTGGCGGCGGTATGAATCAAGCCAAGAAAATTGTCGAGATGATCGTGCAAATCACCCGTATTGGTCTCGATACATGA
- a CDS encoding Abi family protein, with protein sequence MPKIRQYNKKPFPYQELTQKLADRGLQIDDPAKVEKYLGNIGYYRLIGYGLPFEQFNCGQRLGRYTNETTFDQILNAYIIDRKIRILLLSAIERIEVTVRNTINHSMCCKYDSAHWFTDPSLFKETARFSHASFLKEIHRSTGKSAKSGSDKEKLREIFIHHYYSEYDAPEYPPCWMVAEVLSIGSWSKVYEHLSSSKDRKSISTKFDLSPKTLQSWMHSLTFLRNICAHHGRLFGRKLPLAPNNAKNLPLQDNNYLFNFVCVVWHMLKTISPSSSWLDQLHDELNGLTSSSSYYGFSENWLDEEFWLG encoded by the coding sequence ATGCCTAAAATTCGTCAATACAATAAAAAACCCTTCCCTTATCAAGAGCTTACTCAGAAGCTCGCTGACAGGGGGCTACAGATTGATGACCCAGCCAAGGTTGAAAAGTATCTTGGAAACATCGGGTACTACCGACTTATCGGCTACGGCTTACCATTTGAACAGTTTAACTGTGGCCAACGACTTGGGCGTTATACAAATGAAACCACATTCGATCAGATTTTAAATGCATATATTATTGATCGCAAAATTAGAATCCTATTACTCAGTGCAATAGAGCGCATCGAAGTTACTGTACGCAACACAATTAATCACTCAATGTGCTGTAAATATGACTCTGCACATTGGTTTACAGACCCCTCTTTATTCAAAGAAACCGCTAGATTTAGCCATGCGAGCTTTCTTAAAGAAATCCACAGAAGCACAGGCAAATCTGCTAAATCAGGCAGTGATAAAGAAAAGCTGCGTGAAATCTTTATTCATCACTATTACAGCGAGTACGATGCGCCAGAATACCCACCCTGCTGGATGGTTGCAGAGGTGCTGTCAATTGGGAGCTGGTCAAAAGTCTATGAGCATCTATCCAGCAGTAAAGATCGAAAAAGTATTTCCACAAAATTTGATTTATCACCTAAAACCCTCCAATCGTGGATGCACTCGTTAACATTTCTTCGCAATATTTGTGCTCACCATGGTCGACTGTTTGGTCGTAAACTTCCGCTAGCGCCTAATAATGCAAAAAACTTGCCTTTGCAGGATAATAATTACCTTTTTAATTTTGTCTGTGTTGTATGGCACATGCTAAAAACAATATCTCCTAGCAGTAGCTGGCTCGATCAGCTTCATGATGAGCTTAATGGGCTGACGTCAAGCTCAAGCTATTACGGTTTTTCTGAAAACTGGCTGGATGAAGAATTTTGGCTTGGGTAA